A single region of the Salicibibacter cibi genome encodes:
- the ypeB gene encoding germination protein YpeB: MFRAILIAVLSVALIGTGVFAYNEHQEKEALAISHENNYQKAFHQLAFHLDHMQDELGASLATNGLSNMTGSMAEVWRISSLAHSDMGDLPMGIVPIDKTEEYLSNVADFTHDVAIRDRADEPLSDDEYEQLETFYEQAGELSGDLRGVQANVLADDIRWADIEADLVANTDPGEGTAIDGIQQIDEKAKGFGENNWNDDTGFPVDVGERLANVVEDKEKFDEEEAVECAREFLNTPDEANAEVHEQGEGLPYEGYKVYVEDPDGESNYAVEMTARGGLPTSVMQDRPITETNISLNEASEIAADFLDERGFDDVELVDSKQYDSIGTFQFVPTVNDVRLYPDAIIMKVALDDGDVVGYKGTDYLANHRERHDLEPELELEEALDEIHENVEVREEHLAVIENQTGEEVLTYELYGTMNDDTYQLFINANDGTEEDVKRMQGAEPVYDTL, encoded by the coding sequence ATGTTTCGAGCAATTCTCATTGCTGTCTTATCGGTTGCCCTGATTGGGACCGGCGTGTTCGCGTATAACGAACACCAGGAAAAGGAAGCACTGGCGATTAGCCATGAAAACAATTATCAAAAAGCATTTCACCAACTCGCCTTTCACCTGGATCATATGCAAGACGAGTTAGGAGCGTCCTTGGCAACAAACGGCCTTTCCAACATGACCGGATCGATGGCCGAGGTGTGGCGAATTTCATCATTGGCACATAGTGATATGGGTGACCTGCCGATGGGTATCGTTCCGATAGACAAAACAGAAGAATATTTGTCCAATGTTGCTGACTTTACCCATGATGTCGCTATTCGGGATCGGGCCGATGAACCATTATCCGATGACGAATATGAACAACTGGAAACGTTTTATGAACAAGCGGGCGAACTATCCGGGGATCTGCGCGGCGTACAAGCCAATGTCCTCGCCGATGATATTCGTTGGGCAGATATCGAAGCGGATTTGGTGGCCAACACAGACCCCGGGGAAGGGACAGCCATCGATGGCATCCAACAAATCGATGAAAAAGCGAAAGGTTTTGGCGAAAATAATTGGAACGACGATACCGGATTTCCTGTCGACGTAGGAGAACGACTTGCGAATGTGGTGGAGGATAAAGAAAAATTTGATGAAGAAGAAGCCGTTGAATGCGCACGTGAATTTCTAAATACCCCGGATGAGGCGAATGCAGAGGTCCATGAACAGGGGGAAGGGCTTCCCTATGAAGGATATAAAGTTTATGTTGAAGATCCGGACGGGGAGAGCAATTACGCTGTGGAAATGACGGCACGAGGCGGGTTGCCGACGTCGGTGATGCAAGACCGCCCGATTACGGAGACGAATATCAGCTTAAATGAAGCATCCGAAATTGCCGCTGATTTTCTCGATGAACGAGGATTCGATGATGTAGAGCTTGTAGACAGCAAGCAATATGATTCGATCGGAACCTTTCAATTTGTTCCAACTGTGAATGATGTGCGTTTGTATCCGGACGCGATCATTATGAAAGTGGCGCTTGACGATGGAGATGTCGTTGGCTATAAAGGAACCGATTACTTGGCGAATCATCGCGAACGCCACGATTTGGAGCCGGAGCTTGAATTGGAAGAAGCATTAGATGAAATACACGAGAATGTGGAAGTTAGAGAAGAGCATTTGGCAGTGATTGAAAACCAAACCGGCGAAGAAGTATTAACGTATGAGTTGTATGGAACGATGAACGATGACACGTATCAATTGTTTATCAACGCGAATGACGGGACGGAAGAAGACGTCAAGCGCATGCAAGGGGCAGAACCTGTCTACGATACATTGTAA
- a CDS encoding methionine biosynthesis PLP-dependent protein: MERTYTKETKLVQSGNRRDKRTGAVNAPIYMSTAFEHTGVGESTGYDYARTGNPTREVLEETIAELEGGTHGFACSSGMAAIQAVLSLFSQGDEIIASVDLYGGTYRLFRQYWPQWGVDVRYVDPRDLQAVEQAIEKNTKALFIETPTNPLMQEADLDALSQLAKEHDLLMIVDNTFYTPLLQRPIEFGADIVIHSATKYLGGHNDVVAGLVVTDDDVLGEHLFNIQNGIGMTLGAFDSWLLVRGMKTLALRMEKHQQNAHAVWEMLKKHSLVTEVLYPGKGGMLSFKVQDEKLVDPLLRHLRLVTFAESLGGVESLMTYPSVQTHADIPENVRIKNGVTNELMRLSCGIENHEDIIADIEWALQEAERKTQV, translated from the coding sequence ATGGAGCGGACATATACGAAAGAGACAAAGCTTGTTCAATCCGGCAATCGCAGAGATAAACGCACCGGTGCCGTCAATGCGCCGATTTACATGAGCACTGCGTTTGAGCACACGGGTGTCGGTGAATCAACCGGTTATGATTATGCCCGTACCGGTAACCCAACGCGTGAGGTGCTTGAAGAAACGATCGCCGAATTGGAAGGGGGAACGCACGGTTTTGCCTGTAGTTCTGGCATGGCAGCGATTCAAGCTGTGCTCAGTTTGTTCTCTCAAGGAGACGAAATCATCGCTTCCGTGGATTTGTACGGAGGTACATACCGATTGTTTCGCCAATACTGGCCGCAATGGGGGGTAGACGTTCGTTATGTTGACCCGAGAGATCTACAAGCCGTTGAGCAAGCAATTGAAAAAAATACGAAGGCGTTATTCATTGAAACACCGACAAATCCTTTAATGCAGGAAGCGGATTTAGATGCACTCAGTCAACTAGCCAAGGAACATGATTTACTTATGATCGTTGACAACACGTTTTACACCCCGTTATTGCAACGTCCGATTGAATTTGGCGCGGATATCGTGATCCATAGCGCCACCAAATATTTGGGCGGCCATAACGATGTCGTGGCAGGGCTCGTTGTTACCGACGATGACGTGTTGGGGGAACACCTTTTCAATATTCAAAATGGGATTGGAATGACACTTGGAGCTTTTGACTCCTGGCTGCTCGTTCGCGGAATGAAAACGTTGGCGTTAAGAATGGAAAAACATCAACAAAATGCCCACGCTGTTTGGGAAATGTTAAAAAAGCATTCGCTTGTCACGGAAGTTCTCTATCCGGGCAAAGGAGGAATGCTTTCGTTTAAAGTTCAGGATGAGAAGCTCGTCGACCCATTGCTTCGCCATTTACGGCTCGTTACATTTGCCGAAAGTTTGGGAGGCGTCGAAAGTTTAATGACGTATCCAAGTGTGCAAACCCACGCGGATATTCCTGAAAATGTGCGGATTAAAAACGGCGTGACAAATGAATTAATGCGTTTATCTTGCGGCATTGAAAATCACGAAGATATTATCGCCGATATTGAATGGGCCTTACAGGAAGCTGAACGAAAGACGCAAGTATAG
- a CDS encoding asparaginase: MKKIALVTTGGTIASKKTDGGRLRAGERSGEELVDMCDVPFKLELEIVSLFNKPSIHLGYEDLWQLKAHIEDLLLQKGIDGAVVTSGTDTLEEVAYFLDLTVENEKPLVVTGSQRGPDQVGSDAFVNLRNAMIVAADEQATRLGSVVVFNDHIFSAKYVQKTHASNVQGFHAPGYGYFGMIDNDRVNLYQRPLYRDIYKPKTKRGNSRSQVEIIKIHLGSSPSLLRLLLEMGATDGVVLEGLGRGQVPPAFMPLIANARIPMVVTTSANEGEVYPAYEYEGSTYDLMNHGVILGKDYSSRKAKIKLHVLLETGVTEIQEAFSK, encoded by the coding sequence ATGAAAAAAATTGCATTGGTCACGACCGGGGGGACGATCGCAAGCAAAAAGACAGACGGAGGACGCTTGCGTGCCGGGGAAAGAAGCGGTGAAGAACTCGTCGATATGTGTGACGTCCCTTTTAAGTTGGAGTTAGAAATTGTTTCATTGTTTAACAAACCATCCATCCATCTCGGTTATGAAGATTTATGGCAATTAAAGGCGCATATTGAAGATTTGTTGCTACAGAAAGGAATCGATGGTGCGGTCGTTACTTCCGGGACAGATACGTTGGAAGAAGTCGCTTATTTTCTGGATTTGACGGTGGAGAACGAAAAGCCTCTTGTCGTTACAGGTTCACAACGAGGTCCGGATCAAGTGGGAAGTGATGCATTTGTTAATTTGCGAAATGCCATGATCGTCGCTGCCGATGAACAGGCTACCCGGCTTGGTTCGGTTGTCGTTTTTAATGACCATATTTTTTCTGCAAAATATGTACAAAAAACGCATGCTTCTAATGTACAAGGGTTTCATGCACCGGGATACGGATACTTCGGCATGATTGACAATGACCGCGTCAATCTTTATCAACGGCCGCTTTATCGCGATATTTATAAGCCGAAAACCAAGAGGGGGAACTCTCGATCCCAAGTAGAAATTATCAAAATCCATTTAGGTTCGTCGCCGTCTTTGCTACGGCTTTTGCTGGAAATGGGGGCGACGGATGGTGTCGTCCTTGAAGGGTTGGGAAGAGGACAAGTTCCACCGGCTTTCATGCCGTTGATTGCGAATGCCCGGATCCCGATGGTCGTTACGACGAGCGCAAACGAAGGCGAGGTCTATCCTGCGTATGAATATGAAGGAAGCACGTATGACCTGATGAATCATGGGGTCATTTTAGGGAAGGATTATAGTAGCCGAAAAGCAAAAATAAAACTGCATGTGCTTTTGGAAACCGGTGTTACGGAGATTCAGGAAGCGTTCAGTAAATAA
- a CDS encoding Glu/Leu/Phe/Val family dehydrogenase codes for MGEESVVDSDEEKSHHRLTIMQELMVSSLKKWGYGSQVHALLKEPLRTLAVRIPIKLDSGKTKIFTGFRVQHNDAIGPGIGGVRFHPEVTEIDVQAQAMWTSLQAGVIDIPYSGASGAIVCNPMELSFRELEALSRGYVRAIISFIGPTKDVIAPDAGTNTQMMAWMLDECSQLKTDHSPGFMSGKSLILDGSPGREAAVGKGISITAKSAVKRRKLSLGKASAIIHGFGNVGTYVAKTLNDAGVTIVGISDGHGALYDPDGLDVDYLMDRRDSFGMVTNLFKKSISKNELLAKDCDIIVDSSRDQKKLTSQDVETIKAGIFIEAGKGKITGEASARLHQRGTCVIPDLLTSAANTATSYFGCVQSNQGYVWTEEEVNHKLEEILERALTLIVDASHSRSVNMHEAAHMIGIQKMAAASRLRGWV; via the coding sequence ATGGGGGAAGAATCGGTGGTTGATTCCGATGAAGAAAAAAGCCATCATCGCTTAACAATCATGCAAGAGCTTATGGTTTCGTCTCTAAAAAAATGGGGGTATGGATCTCAAGTTCATGCATTGCTTAAAGAGCCGCTCCGAACGCTTGCCGTTCGAATACCCATAAAATTGGATAGCGGGAAAACCAAGATCTTCACCGGTTTCCGTGTCCAACATAATGATGCGATTGGACCGGGGATCGGAGGAGTGCGATTTCATCCCGAAGTGACGGAAATAGATGTTCAGGCACAGGCGATGTGGACATCTCTGCAAGCGGGGGTCATCGATATTCCATATAGTGGAGCGAGTGGCGCAATTGTGTGCAATCCAATGGAATTGTCCTTTCGTGAACTTGAAGCATTGAGTCGCGGGTACGTTCGGGCCATTATCTCTTTTATCGGACCGACAAAAGATGTCATTGCTCCCGATGCCGGAACCAATACACAAATGATGGCATGGATGCTCGATGAATGCAGCCAGTTAAAAACAGATCACTCTCCCGGGTTTATGAGCGGAAAATCGCTGATTTTAGACGGATCGCCCGGAAGGGAAGCGGCTGTCGGGAAGGGGATCTCGATCACAGCCAAGTCAGCAGTCAAGCGCAGGAAACTTTCGTTGGGAAAGGCCAGTGCCATTATTCATGGCTTCGGAAATGTAGGGACGTATGTTGCCAAAACATTGAACGATGCCGGAGTAACGATCGTCGGTATCTCCGACGGCCATGGCGCGCTGTACGATCCTGATGGGCTTGATGTGGATTACTTAATGGATCGCCGCGATAGCTTTGGGATGGTTACGAACCTTTTTAAAAAATCGATTTCCAAAAATGAACTGCTTGCAAAGGATTGCGATATAATCGTTGATTCTTCCAGAGATCAAAAGAAGTTAACGTCTCAAGACGTTGAAACAATAAAAGCAGGTATTTTTATCGAAGCCGGCAAGGGAAAGATAACGGGAGAAGCAAGCGCCCGTTTGCATCAACGTGGGACATGCGTGATCCCTGATCTTTTGACGAGTGCCGCTAACACTGCCACCTCTTATTTTGGATGCGTCCAAAGTAACCAAGGCTACGTTTGGACAGAAGAAGAAGTGAATCACAAATTGGAAGAGATATTGGAACGGGCATTGACATTGATTGTTGACGCATCGCACAGCCGCAGTGTAAATATGCACGAAGCCGCCCATATGATCGGAATTCAAAAAATGGCGGCAGCAAGCCGTTTGCGCGGATGGGTATAA
- the sleB gene encoding spore cortex-lytic enzyme: MEGSVRYFLATLIVAGGVLGFATDRGEAFSDQIIQQGATGDDVVELQARLQYIGYFDQTIDGVFGWGTYWGVREYQEAFGMEVDGLVGSQMKKRLEKTTEYDEQHVQEALENAREFTHYGSTPNEIQKGPKGSGEAEEEKQAPEAEEAPPEEAPTDEEPPAPEDTADEEAPEPDAEEGAQPETGDEQPNEGQDDQANVQKAMNAPDGYSDNDIQIMANAVHGEARGEPYEGKVAVAAVIINRTDDPEFPDTANEVIFEPRAFTAVADGQIYLEPEEEAREAVLDAINGQDPSNGAAYYYNPETATSEWIFSRDVHTEIGKHVFAD; this comes from the coding sequence ATGGAAGGGAGCGTTCGCTACTTCCTTGCAACGCTAATCGTGGCAGGTGGCGTTCTGGGATTTGCCACTGACAGGGGTGAAGCCTTTAGTGATCAAATCATCCAGCAAGGTGCTACCGGAGATGATGTTGTAGAGTTGCAAGCCAGACTTCAATACATCGGTTATTTTGATCAAACCATTGATGGTGTGTTTGGCTGGGGCACGTATTGGGGAGTTCGTGAATACCAAGAGGCATTTGGAATGGAGGTGGACGGACTCGTCGGTTCGCAAATGAAAAAACGTTTGGAAAAAACAACGGAATATGACGAGCAACACGTACAAGAAGCGTTGGAAAATGCGCGTGAATTCACCCATTATGGAAGCACGCCGAACGAGATACAAAAAGGACCGAAAGGAAGCGGCGAAGCAGAAGAAGAAAAACAGGCTCCCGAAGCTGAAGAAGCGCCGCCGGAAGAAGCGCCTACCGATGAAGAACCACCCGCTCCGGAAGATACGGCAGATGAAGAAGCCCCTGAACCGGACGCAGAAGAAGGTGCACAACCGGAGACAGGTGATGAGCAGCCTAATGAAGGACAGGACGACCAAGCGAACGTTCAAAAAGCAATGAATGCTCCGGACGGTTACTCGGACAATGATATACAGATTATGGCAAATGCGGTTCATGGAGAGGCGAGAGGGGAGCCTTACGAAGGAAAAGTAGCTGTTGCGGCCGTTATTATTAACCGTACCGATGATCCCGAATTTCCGGACACGGCAAATGAAGTTATATTTGAACCGAGAGCTTTTACGGCGGTTGCGGATGGGCAGATTTATTTAGAGCCGGAAGAAGAAGCACGCGAGGCTGTTTTGGATGCGATTAATGGCCAGGATCCATCGAACGGAGCCGCTTATTATTACAACCCGGAAACGGCCACATCGGAATGGATTTTTAGCCGTGATGTGCACACAGAAATCGGAAAACACGTGTTTGCAGATTAA
- a CDS encoding bifunctional homocysteine S-methyltransferase/methylenetetrahydrofolate reductase, which produces MKFLEKLKDEILIGDGAIGTLLYERGYSGSIEDANRRAEEIVVSAHQEYIEAGANVIQSNTYAANQLKLGNYGLEQETDRINTQGMRLAKQAASGKDVYVAGTIGGIRDGRASSFTNQDIKEATQSQAEALMAEDPDAILLETYYDLHELIQAVRIIKRLSPDMPVIGNVSLGDVGVLHGGIPINDALLRLLNEGADVVGINCRMGPAQTIASLEEVSLPEGAYLSAYPNASLPGIQDGRLVYQSNPDYFKNQAEEFRNQGVRLLGGCCGTTPEHIRSFKDKLQHQAPFVKERAKGSTVREQASAEVGNTLRLDKEDPSIIVELDPPKSLTKIDKFIKGAKALHEAGADAVTLADNSLATSRIDNLAASTLIKQQAGAHPLLHIACRDRNLIGMQSHLLGLHALGIRDVLAVTGDPTKVGDFPGASSVYDLTSFDLIRLIKSMNEGFSHSGRPLGLQTQFTVGAAFNPNVSSMDKAVKRLEKKIVAGADFVMTQPIYDVETLQRLKEASAHLDIPIYIGIMPLINERNAEFLHNEVPGIQLTEQVRKRMAACKGDVQKGEEEGLAIAKELLEASLDLFGRLYLITPFLRYHITAALTNDVKARSFNV; this is translated from the coding sequence GTGAAATTTCTGGAAAAATTGAAAGATGAGATTTTAATCGGAGATGGAGCGATCGGCACTTTGTTGTATGAACGGGGGTATAGTGGTTCGATCGAAGATGCCAATCGTCGCGCGGAGGAGATCGTTGTATCCGCACATCAAGAATATATTGAAGCGGGTGCAAATGTTATCCAATCAAACACGTATGCCGCCAATCAGCTTAAGTTGGGGAATTATGGATTGGAGCAGGAAACGGATCGGATCAACACCCAGGGAATGCGACTGGCAAAACAAGCGGCGAGCGGAAAAGATGTGTATGTAGCAGGGACCATTGGCGGGATTCGTGACGGAAGGGCAAGCTCTTTTACCAATCAAGACATAAAGGAAGCAACCCAATCGCAAGCGGAAGCGCTTATGGCTGAGGATCCCGATGCCATTCTTTTGGAAACGTACTATGATTTACACGAACTCATACAAGCTGTGCGGATCATTAAACGGTTATCGCCGGATATGCCGGTGATTGGGAACGTTTCTTTAGGGGATGTAGGTGTTTTGCACGGGGGGATCCCTATCAATGATGCCCTCTTGCGCTTGTTAAATGAAGGTGCGGATGTTGTCGGAATTAATTGCCGGATGGGCCCTGCCCAAACCATTGCATCATTGGAAGAAGTTTCCTTGCCGGAAGGGGCGTACCTCTCTGCTTATCCGAATGCAAGCTTACCCGGCATTCAAGATGGCCGCCTCGTTTATCAGTCAAATCCGGATTATTTTAAAAATCAAGCAGAGGAATTCCGGAATCAAGGGGTGCGCTTATTGGGCGGTTGCTGTGGCACAACTCCGGAACATATCCGTTCCTTTAAGGATAAATTGCAGCATCAAGCCCCTTTCGTAAAGGAGCGTGCGAAAGGATCGACTGTACGCGAACAAGCCTCGGCCGAGGTCGGAAATACCCTTCGGCTGGATAAGGAGGATCCCTCCATCATCGTGGAACTTGATCCGCCCAAGTCATTGACGAAAATCGATAAATTTATAAAAGGGGCGAAGGCGCTTCACGAGGCAGGTGCCGATGCGGTTACGCTCGCGGATAATTCCCTGGCCACCTCCCGCATCGATAACCTTGCCGCATCGACGCTAATCAAACAGCAGGCAGGTGCCCATCCCTTGCTTCATATCGCTTGCCGGGATCGGAATTTAATCGGCATGCAATCGCACTTGCTTGGATTACATGCGTTGGGAATCAGAGATGTGCTCGCGGTTACCGGCGACCCGACGAAGGTGGGGGATTTCCCGGGAGCCAGTTCAGTATATGATCTTACCTCTTTTGACCTCATTCGACTGATTAAGTCTATGAATGAAGGTTTCAGCCATTCCGGGCGACCGTTAGGGTTACAAACGCAATTTACCGTCGGTGCCGCATTCAACCCAAATGTAAGTTCCATGGATAAAGCGGTGAAACGATTGGAGAAAAAAATCGTGGCAGGGGCCGATTTCGTGATGACACAGCCGATCTACGATGTAGAGACTTTGCAACGTTTAAAAGAAGCGTCTGCCCATCTGGATATCCCTATTTACATTGGCATTATGCCTTTAATCAATGAACGAAATGCTGAATTCTTGCACAATGAGGTCCCGGGCATTCAACTTACGGAGCAGGTGCGAAAGCGTATGGCTGCTTGCAAAGGAGATGTCCAAAAAGGAGAAGAAGAGGGATTGGCAATCGCAAAAGAATTACTGGAAGCCAGTCTTGACTTGTTTGGTCGTCTATACTTAATTACCCCGTTTTTGCGCTATCACATCACGGCTGCGCTTACCAATGATGTTAAAGCTAGATCTTTTAACGTTTAA
- a CDS encoding transposase, translated as MAIIPQMSLFSWEDLADLGDLERLRLVLDYLPDEALMRTLEKKRYKGRNEYPVRAMWNTMLAGVVFEHTSIESLRRELSRNGQLRELCGLTVIVPPAYVYTRFLKKLRAHESKVEAIFETMVEQLSELLPDFGKALAIDGKAVDSFAKGKHKDEDPDGRRDTDADYGKKEYKGKHKDGTIWNKVIKWFGYKIHLIVDAAYELPVAYSVTKASVPDINAGHDMINELEKERPWLLGQAETLAGDRGYDDTKMLERLWDDHQTKPVIDIRDMWKDGEDTRQLMDIENVTHDYKGTVYCHCPMTGKEREMANGGFEKDRATLKKRCPAKQYGITCEGQAECPIAQGIRIPLKEDRRIFTPIDRASYTWAKAYAKRTAVERVNSRLDVSFGFEQHTTRGQKKMKMKTRLALCTMLAMALGHIQEGRPEKMRSLVS; from the coding sequence ATGGCTATTATACCACAAATGAGCTTATTTTCATGGGAAGATCTTGCGGATCTTGGAGATTTGGAACGCTTACGTTTGGTGCTCGATTATTTACCGGATGAAGCGTTGATGCGAACGTTGGAGAAAAAACGATATAAAGGGCGAAATGAATACCCTGTTCGCGCGATGTGGAATACGATGCTTGCAGGGGTTGTCTTTGAGCACACATCGATTGAATCATTGCGTCGGGAATTGAGCCGCAATGGACAGCTACGCGAATTGTGTGGCCTCACCGTGATCGTGCCCCCTGCTTATGTATATACGCGCTTTTTAAAAAAGCTGCGGGCGCACGAATCAAAGGTTGAAGCGATTTTTGAAACGATGGTGGAACAATTGAGCGAGCTCCTCCCTGATTTCGGGAAGGCCCTTGCGATCGATGGTAAGGCAGTAGACTCTTTTGCGAAGGGAAAACATAAGGATGAGGATCCTGACGGACGCCGTGATACCGATGCCGATTATGGGAAGAAAGAATATAAGGGGAAACACAAAGACGGGACGATCTGGAACAAAGTGATCAAATGGTTCGGCTATAAAATCCACCTGATCGTCGACGCGGCCTATGAATTGCCTGTGGCTTATTCAGTTACGAAAGCATCGGTGCCCGATATTAACGCCGGTCATGATATGATCAATGAGCTTGAAAAAGAACGCCCTTGGCTTTTGGGACAAGCAGAAACACTCGCCGGTGATCGCGGTTACGATGACACCAAAATGCTTGAGCGGCTGTGGGATGACCATCAAACCAAGCCTGTCATTGATATCCGGGACATGTGGAAAGATGGCGAGGACACGCGCCAACTGATGGACATTGAAAATGTCACGCATGACTATAAAGGCACCGTGTACTGTCACTGCCCGATGACCGGGAAAGAGCGCGAAATGGCGAATGGGGGCTTTGAGAAAGATCGAGCCACCCTCAAAAAGCGTTGTCCGGCCAAACAATATGGCATCACCTGTGAAGGACAAGCGGAGTGTCCGATTGCCCAAGGAATTCGGATTCCGCTCAAGGAGGACCGCCGGATCTTCACACCGATCGATCGAGCCAGTTACACATGGGCGAAGGCATACGCGAAACGAACGGCCGTGGAACGTGTGAACAGCCGGCTTGACGTCTCCTTTGGCTTCGAACAGCATACCACACGCGGGCAAAAGAAGATGAAAATGAAAACTAGGTTGGCTCTGTGCACGATGTTGGCGATGGCTTTAGGCCATATCCAAGAAGGCCGCCCGGAAAAAATGCGAAGCTTGGTTTCCTAA
- the cmk gene encoding (d)CMP kinase, translating to MHKINIAIDGPAGSGKSTVAKEVAAKLSYLYIDTGAMYRSLTFRALQAQVSEKDEQSLIQLLKEMEITLKQQRDGEVQVLVNGKRLGEEIRTQTVTAKVSEVSAHRKIREEMVARQQQLAKQKGVVLDGRDIGTYVLPGAELKIYMDASVEERAKRRHLENIEKQRPSDITTTKEALKRRDELDRERPIAPLQQAEDAMLIDTTNATIEEAVERICLIAREKENEG from the coding sequence ATGCACAAGATAAACATCGCCATTGATGGGCCGGCTGGTTCGGGAAAGAGCACAGTCGCGAAAGAAGTAGCTGCAAAACTATCGTATCTATACATCGATACAGGGGCGATGTATCGCTCTCTTACTTTTCGTGCATTACAAGCGCAAGTATCCGAAAAAGACGAACAATCGCTTATCCAATTATTAAAAGAGATGGAGATCACCCTCAAGCAACAACGTGATGGCGAAGTGCAGGTGCTTGTGAACGGAAAGCGGCTCGGAGAGGAAATTCGCACACAAACGGTTACAGCGAAAGTCTCTGAAGTTTCTGCCCATCGAAAAATTCGAGAAGAAATGGTGGCCAGGCAGCAACAGTTAGCGAAACAGAAAGGGGTCGTCCTCGATGGGAGGGATATCGGTACTTACGTACTTCCCGGTGCCGAATTGAAAATATACATGGATGCATCAGTGGAAGAAAGAGCGAAACGAAGGCATTTGGAGAATATAGAGAAGCAGCGCCCTTCGGATATCACCACAACGAAAGAAGCGCTTAAACGGCGTGACGAGCTTGACCGGGAGCGGCCGATCGCTCCTTTGCAGCAGGCGGAGGATGCGATGCTCATCGATACGACAAACGCAACGATCGAAGAAGCGGTCGAACGCATTTGTCTCATCGCCCGAGAGAAGGAGAATGAAGGTTGA
- a CDS encoding YpdA family putative bacillithiol disulfide reductase has translation MIQEKIVIIGAGPCGLAAAIACREKGYDPLVIEKGNIVSAIYHYPTHQTFFSTANKLEIGEVPFITVDRKPRRSEALAYYREVVERKQLRIHTYEAAKSIRKTEDGTFVAETTAKGKKKAYHADYVIMATGYYDRPNELGCEGEDLPHVYHYFKESHPFHRQNVVVIGGKNSAVDATLELEKAGANVTVLYRGETYSSSIKPWILPEFEGLVRKESIRMVFGAKVTRITEKSVYFEKDGRENELDADFVFAMIGYHPDHPFLTAAGVGIDGDTGRPFYDPESYETDVPGLFIAGVLAAGNNANEIFIETGRFHGYRIVDKIANRENVKRT, from the coding sequence TTGATACAAGAGAAAATTGTTATCATTGGCGCCGGTCCATGTGGATTGGCGGCCGCAATCGCTTGCAGGGAAAAAGGATATGATCCCCTTGTCATTGAAAAAGGAAATATTGTCTCCGCCATTTATCACTATCCGACGCATCAAACCTTTTTCAGCACTGCCAATAAACTGGAGATCGGGGAAGTTCCTTTTATTACGGTAGACCGTAAACCTAGGCGAAGCGAGGCACTTGCATATTATCGGGAAGTCGTCGAACGAAAACAATTGCGTATCCATACGTATGAAGCCGCAAAAAGCATCCGAAAAACAGAGGATGGAACGTTTGTGGCGGAAACAACGGCTAAAGGGAAAAAGAAAGCCTATCATGCCGACTATGTAATAATGGCGACAGGCTACTATGATCGTCCGAATGAACTTGGTTGCGAAGGGGAGGACCTCCCCCATGTTTACCATTATTTTAAAGAATCCCACCCTTTCCATAGACAAAATGTTGTCGTGATCGGAGGGAAAAATTCAGCGGTTGATGCTACATTGGAGCTGGAAAAAGCGGGAGCAAATGTCACCGTTCTATACCGGGGAGAGACGTATTCATCAAGCATTAAGCCGTGGATTTTGCCTGAGTTCGAAGGGCTTGTCCGCAAAGAAAGCATACGGATGGTATTCGGTGCAAAGGTGACCCGCATAACCGAAAAAAGCGTTTATTTTGAGAAAGACGGCCGGGAAAATGAACTGGACGCCGATTTCGTGTTCGCGATGATCGGTTATCACCCTGATCATCCGTTTTTAACAGCGGCCGGTGTGGGGATTGACGGAGATACGGGAAGGCCATTTTATGATCCGGAAAGTTACGAAACGGATGTCCCGGGTCTTTTTATCGCAGGTGTGTTGGCAGCCGGCAATAATGCGAATGAGATTTTTATTGAAACAGGAAGATTTCACGGTTATCGGATTGTGGATAAAATTGCAAACAGAGAAAATGTAAAGCGAACGTAA